One segment of Dehalococcoidales bacterium DNA contains the following:
- a CDS encoding glucose 1-dehydrogenase: MGRLQDRVAIVVGAGTKGEGIGNGKAAAVQFAREGARVFCVDIDGAAADATRDMIREEGGQAESGVADVVKAGNCEATVARCLQLFGRVDVLHNNVGRSVGGDVVDATEEDWVTAFNVNVKGMFLMCKYTIPHMIEAGSGSIVNISSTAAVRPLPGVAYTASKGAVNHLTLHIARRYARNNIRCNCIMPGYIDTPLVQPVWQDERVRDINLRQVPMRRFGSPWEVARVAAFLASDDASYVTGVIIPVDGGLILHT; encoded by the coding sequence ATGGGACGTTTACAGGACAGGGTAGCCATAGTTGTTGGTGCCGGGACAAAGGGGGAAGGAATCGGTAATGGCAAGGCGGCCGCCGTGCAGTTTGCCCGTGAAGGAGCCCGGGTGTTCTGCGTCGATATCGACGGAGCTGCCGCTGATGCTACCAGAGATATGATTCGGGAGGAGGGCGGTCAGGCAGAGAGCGGTGTTGCCGATGTCGTCAAGGCTGGGAACTGCGAAGCCACGGTTGCCCGCTGTTTGCAGCTCTTCGGCAGGGTAGACGTTTTACATAACAATGTGGGGAGGAGTGTCGGTGGTGATGTTGTCGATGCCACCGAGGAGGACTGGGTCACGGCGTTTAATGTTAATGTGAAGGGGATGTTCCTGATGTGCAAGTATACCATTCCCCACATGATTGAAGCGGGGAGTGGCTCTATTGTTAATATATCGTCGACGGCAGCAGTACGACCGCTCCCAGGAGTAGCCTACACGGCTTCCAAGGGGGCGGTCAATCACCTGACGCTGCATATTGCCCGACGTTACGCTCGTAACAATATCAGGTGCAACTGTATCATGCCGGGCTACATAGATACCCCGCTGGTGCAACCGGTATGGCAGGACGAAAGAGTCCGTGACATAAATCTGAGGCAGGTCCCGATGAGACGTTTCGGTTCGCCCTGGGAGGTAGCCAGGGTAGCGGCTTTCCTGGCCTCGGACGATGCCTCCTATGTGACCGGGGTGATCATACCGGTAGACGGTGGGCTCATTCTGCACACCTAG
- a CDS encoding NifU family protein, whose amino-acid sequence MREDIQTVLNRIRPALQADGGDVELIDVADGVVSVRLTGACGGCPMATITLKQGIERVLREQVPDIKEVVSV is encoded by the coding sequence ATGCGAGAGGACATTCAGACAGTACTAAACAGGATAAGACCAGCCCTTCAGGCAGATGGTGGAGATGTGGAGCTAATCGATGTCGCTGATGGTGTGGTCAGCGTGAGGCTAACCGGTGCCTGCGGCGGCTGCCCGATGGCCACTATTACGCTGAAGCAGGGCATTGAGCGAGTGCTTCGCGAACAGGTACCCGATATCAAGGAAGTGGTCAGCGTCTAG